The proteins below are encoded in one region of Neisseria macacae ATCC 33926:
- the pyk gene encoding pyruvate kinase yields the protein MSNAKRDVTRISHNTKIVATLGPGSNNVQLLEDMIRVGGLNVVRFNFSHGTPEFHQENARIVREAAKRAGQEIAILADLQGPKIRVGKIAGGSIELNKGETLVLDAALEGEGTRDAVGLDYRDLPNDVVAGDVLWLDDGLLTLTVESVEGSKIVTKVENSHVLKSNKGINKRGGGLSAGALTEKDFRDLKTAIAIGCDYLAISFVKSAEDLHTARAKVEEEMKGSTAVRPGLVSKIERVEAIENLDEIILASDGIMVARGDLAVEVGHAAVPALQKRMIRRARELRRFSITATQMMESMITNPVPTRAEVSDVANAVLDGTDAVMCSAETAVGAYPFETVSQMAIICAAAEKEQDSLNGVAEQVDYPEAVSTNLAIAGGAVSVARAVHAKAIVALTESGSTAFEVSRHNITLPIFALTPSISAQRRMAMYRGVRPLILATSTDHDTALNEVEAMLVEHKILSSGDQYIITSGSQMRESGSTNTLEVLRVK from the coding sequence ATGAGTAATGCAAAACGCGATGTAACCCGCATCAGCCACAACACCAAAATCGTCGCTACGTTGGGGCCGGGCAGCAACAATGTTCAGTTGTTGGAAGACATGATCCGTGTAGGCGGTCTAAATGTCGTCCGTTTCAACTTCAGCCACGGCACGCCTGAATTCCATCAGGAAAACGCCCGCATCGTGCGTGAAGCAGCAAAACGCGCGGGACAGGAAATCGCCATCCTCGCCGACTTGCAAGGTCCGAAAATCCGCGTCGGCAAAATCGCCGGCGGCAGCATCGAATTGAACAAAGGAGAAACGCTGGTTCTTGATGCCGCACTCGAAGGCGAAGGCACGCGCGACGCGGTCGGTTTGGACTACCGCGACCTGCCTAATGATGTCGTTGCGGGCGATGTTTTGTGGTTGGATGACGGTTTGCTGACTTTGACTGTGGAATCCGTTGAAGGCAGTAAGATTGTTACTAAAGTTGAAAACAGCCATGTTTTGAAAAGCAACAAAGGCATCAATAAACGCGGCGGCGGTTTGTCCGCAGGTGCGTTGACCGAGAAAGACTTCCGCGACCTGAAAACTGCGATTGCCATCGGTTGCGACTACCTCGCCATCAGCTTTGTGAAATCCGCCGAAGATTTGCACACTGCCCGCGCCAAAGTCGAAGAAGAAATGAAAGGCAGCACTGCGGTTCGCCCCGGCTTGGTTTCCAAAATCGAACGTGTGGAAGCGATTGAAAACTTGGACGAAATCATCCTCGCCAGCGACGGTATCATGGTGGCGCGCGGCGACTTGGCGGTCGAAGTCGGACACGCAGCCGTCCCCGCCCTGCAAAAACGCATGATCCGCCGCGCACGCGAGTTGCGCCGCTTCAGCATTACGGCAACCCAAATGATGGAATCCATGATTACCAACCCCGTCCCGACCCGCGCGGAAGTCAGCGACGTGGCAAATGCGGTATTGGACGGCACCGATGCGGTGATGTGTTCCGCCGAAACCGCCGTCGGTGCGTATCCGTTTGAAACCGTCAGCCAAATGGCGATTATTTGCGCGGCTGCGGAAAAAGAACAAGATTCGCTCAACGGCGTTGCCGAACAGGTCGATTATCCCGAAGCCGTCAGCACCAACTTGGCGATTGCCGGCGGCGCGGTCAGCGTGGCGCGCGCGGTTCACGCCAAAGCCATCGTCGCCCTGACTGAAAGCGGTTCGACCGCCTTCGAAGTCAGCCGCCACAACATCACCTTGCCGATTTTCGCGCTGACCCCGAGCATTTCCGCCCAACGCCGTATGGCGATGTACCGCGGCGTGCGCCCGCTGATTTTGGCGACCAGCACCGACCACGATACCGCGCTGAACGAAGTGGAAGCCATGTTGGTCGAACATAAAATCTTAAGCTCCGGCGACCAATACATCATCACCAGCGGTTCGCAAATGCGCGAATCCGGTTCGACCAATACGCTGGAAGTATTGCGCGTTAAATAA
- a CDS encoding OmpP1/FadL family transporter: MTHSPIKQTVILLSAVFFSGAVHASGYHFGTQSVNAQGTANSSGAEAADASTIFYNPAGLSKLDSSQVSVNANIVIPSIHYEADSAKYYQGGDVSGSKSGKITKTTVAPHFYGAYKVNDDVTLGLGVYVPFGSATEYEKDSVLRHNINKLSLTSIDIEPVVAWKANENHAFGAGLIAQYSKAELRKYSDWDASGSISQLASGLASRAAGRPVSVSAQGKSDGHAEVKGHDWGFGYQLAWMWDINDRARVGVNYRSKVTHTLKGSAEWEADGAYARRAWDLGALAARGYVPHEKASVKIVTPESLSVHGMYKATDKFNLFSDVTWTRHSRFNKAELVFENTKNVVNGKSDRTVITPNWRNTYKVALGGSYQVTDPLQLRAGIAFDRSPVKNAGYRMNSLPDGNRIWFSLGAKYHIGKNHVLDAAYSHIHINDTRYHTARATGSDVDSKGASSAHFKNHADIIGLQYTYKFK; the protein is encoded by the coding sequence ATGACACACTCACCCATCAAACAAACCGTAATCTTACTCAGCGCCGTCTTCTTCTCCGGCGCCGTCCATGCTTCGGGCTACCATTTCGGTACGCAGTCGGTCAACGCGCAAGGCACTGCCAACTCTTCCGGCGCGGAAGCCGCCGACGCATCGACCATCTTCTACAACCCTGCCGGCCTGTCCAAACTCGACAGCAGCCAAGTTTCCGTCAACGCCAACATCGTCATCCCCAGCATCCACTACGAAGCCGATTCCGCAAAATACTATCAAGGCGGCGATGTTTCCGGCTCGAAAAGCGGCAAAATCACCAAAACCACCGTCGCCCCGCACTTCTACGGTGCATACAAAGTCAATGACGATGTGACTTTGGGCTTGGGCGTGTACGTCCCCTTCGGCTCTGCCACCGAATACGAAAAAGATTCCGTACTGCGCCACAACATCAACAAACTGAGCCTCACCAGCATCGACATCGAACCGGTCGTCGCTTGGAAAGCCAATGAAAACCATGCTTTCGGTGCAGGTTTGATCGCCCAATATTCCAAAGCCGAATTGCGCAAATATTCCGACTGGGATGCTTCCGGCTCCATCAGCCAACTCGCCAGCGGCCTTGCCTCACGCGCCGCCGGCCGCCCTGTCTCCGTCAGTGCGCAAGGCAAATCTGATGGACACGCCGAAGTAAAAGGCCACGACTGGGGCTTCGGCTATCAACTCGCTTGGATGTGGGACATCAACGACCGCGCACGGGTCGGCGTGAACTACCGCTCCAAAGTAACCCACACCCTCAAAGGCTCGGCAGAATGGGAAGCCGACGGCGCATACGCCCGCCGCGCTTGGGATTTGGGCGCGCTTGCCGCCCGCGGTTACGTTCCGCATGAAAAAGCAAGTGTCAAAATCGTAACCCCCGAATCGCTGTCCGTTCACGGCATGTACAAAGCCACCGACAAATTCAACCTGTTCAGTGATGTGACTTGGACGCGCCACAGCCGCTTCAACAAAGCGGAACTGGTTTTTGAAAACACCAAAAACGTCGTCAACGGCAAATCCGACCGCACCGTTATCACCCCCAACTGGCGCAACACTTACAAAGTCGCGCTCGGCGGTTCTTACCAAGTGACCGACCCGCTGCAACTGCGCGCAGGCATCGCCTTTGACCGCTCGCCCGTCAAAAACGCCGGCTACCGCATGAACAGCCTGCCCGACGGCAACCGCATCTGGTTCTCGCTCGGCGCGAAATACCATATCGGTAAAAACCACGTCCTCGATGCCGCTTACAGCCACATCCACATCAACGACACCCGCTACCACACTGCCCGCGCGACCGGCAGCGATGTGGACAGCAAAGGCGCATCCAGCGCACACTTCAAAAACCACGCCGACATCATCGGCCTGCAATACACTTACAAATTCAAGTAA
- a CDS encoding ABC transporter permease, whose translation MMLLTILLYKKGWVKPVQPAESDSRPPIFWISITVVVMLGIISLIRWMGW comes from the coding sequence ATGATGCTTCTCACCATCCTTCTCTACAAAAAAGGTTGGGTAAAACCCGTCCAACCCGCCGAATCCGACAGCCGTCCTCCGATTTTCTGGATTTCGATAACGGTCGTCGTCATGCTCGGCATCATTTCTTTAATCAGGTGGATGGGATGGTAA
- the efeU gene encoding iron uptake transporter permease EfeU: MLIAFLIMLREGIEAALIVGIVAGFLKQSGHSRLMPKVWLGVALAALMCLGIGYGIHSATGEIPQKEQEFVVGVIGLVAVAMLTYMILWMKKAARSMKQQLQDSVQTALNRGNGQGWALVGMAFLAVAREGLESVFFLLAVFQQSPTWSMPVGAVLGLLAAVVIGALIYQGGMRLNLAKFFRWTGAFLIVVAAGLVAGSLRALHEAGVWNHLQEVVFDSSKYLHEDSPLGVLLGGFFGYTDHPTQGEVLAWLLYLVPVMIWFLHGSRPAAVQRSSESH; this comes from the coding sequence ATGTTGATTGCTTTTCTGATTATGTTGCGCGAGGGTATCGAGGCGGCTTTGATTGTCGGTATCGTCGCGGGTTTTTTGAAACAGTCGGGACATTCGCGGCTGATGCCTAAGGTGTGGCTGGGCGTGGCTTTGGCTGCGCTGATGTGTTTGGGCATCGGATACGGCATCCATTCGGCAACGGGCGAGATTCCGCAGAAGGAGCAGGAATTTGTGGTCGGCGTTATCGGTTTGGTGGCGGTGGCGATGCTGACTTATATGATTTTATGGATGAAAAAAGCCGCCCGTTCGATGAAGCAGCAGCTTCAGGATTCGGTTCAGACCGCCTTAAACCGCGGCAACGGTCAAGGCTGGGCTTTGGTCGGCATGGCTTTTCTGGCTGTGGCGCGCGAGGGGTTGGAGAGTGTGTTTTTCCTCTTGGCGGTGTTTCAGCAGAGTCCGACTTGGTCTATGCCCGTCGGCGCGGTATTGGGGCTGCTTGCCGCAGTGGTTATCGGCGCGCTGATTTATCAGGGCGGTATGCGTCTGAATCTGGCGAAGTTTTTCCGCTGGACGGGCGCGTTTTTGATTGTGGTGGCCGCCGGTTTGGTGGCAGGTTCGCTGCGCGCGCTGCATGAGGCGGGCGTGTGGAACCACCTGCAAGAGGTGGTGTTTGATTCTTCCAAATACCTGCATGAAGACAGCCCGCTGGGCGTGCTGCTCGGCGGCTTCTTCGGCTACACCGACCACCCGACGCAGGGCGAGGTGCTGGCGTGGCTGCTGTATTTGGTTCCGGTCATGATTTGGTTTCTGCACGGCAGCAGGCCCGCCGCAGTGCAGAGGTCGTCTGAAAGCCATTAG
- the efeO gene encoding iron uptake system protein EfeO — MKKLNITALSVMLALGLTACQPPEAEKSAPAASGASSANAGGTVNVGVNDTACEPMELTVPSGQVVFNIKNNSGRKLEWEILKGVMVVDERENIAPGLSDKMTVTLLPGEYEMTCGLLTNPRGKLVVTDSGFKDTGNEADLEKLAKPLADYKVYVQGEAKELVAKTKAFTDAVKAGDIEKAKSQFAAARTHYERIEPIAELFNELDPAIDAREDDFKDKTEDAAFTGFHRIEHALWVKKDVSGVKDIADKLMKDVESLQKEIDALSFPPNKVVGGAAVLIEEVAGSKISGEEDRYSHTDLSDFQANIEGAQKIVELFRPMIAEKNKALLEKVDANFKQVTDILAKYKTKDGFETYDKLSDEDRKTLQAPINALAEDLSQLRGTLGLK; from the coding sequence ATGAAAAAACTCAATATAACTGCTTTATCCGTGATGCTGGCTTTGGGTCTGACCGCGTGTCAGCCGCCCGAAGCGGAAAAATCCGCGCCTGCCGCGTCAGGTGCATCAAGCGCAAATGCCGGCGGCACCGTCAACGTCGGCGTGAACGACACCGCCTGCGAACCGATGGAACTGACCGTACCGAGCGGACAAGTCGTGTTCAACATCAAAAACAACAGCGGCCGCAAGCTCGAATGGGAAATCCTCAAAGGCGTGATGGTGGTCGACGAGCGCGAAAACATTGCCCCCGGACTTTCCGACAAAATGACCGTTACCCTGCTGCCGGGCGAATACGAAATGACTTGCGGCCTCTTGACCAACCCGCGCGGCAAATTGGTAGTAACCGACAGCGGCTTTAAAGACACCGGCAACGAAGCCGATTTGGAAAAACTTGCCAAACCGCTTGCCGACTATAAAGTTTACGTCCAAGGCGAAGCCAAAGAGCTGGTTGCCAAAACCAAAGCCTTCACCGATGCCGTCAAAGCGGGCGACATCGAAAAAGCCAAATCCCAGTTTGCCGCCGCCCGCACCCACTACGAACGCATCGAGCCGATTGCCGAACTCTTCAACGAACTCGACCCCGCCATCGACGCGCGTGAAGACGACTTCAAAGACAAAACCGAAGACGCGGCCTTCACCGGCTTCCACCGCATCGAACACGCCCTGTGGGTCAAAAAAGACGTATCCGGCGTGAAAGACATTGCCGACAAACTCATGAAAGACGTTGAATCCCTGCAAAAAGAAATCGACGCCCTCTCTTTCCCGCCGAACAAAGTCGTCGGCGGCGCGGCAGTGTTGATTGAAGAAGTTGCCGGCAGCAAAATCAGCGGCGAAGAAGACCGTTACAGCCACACCGACTTGAGCGACTTCCAAGCCAACATCGAAGGCGCGCAAAAAATTGTCGAACTCTTCCGTCCGATGATTGCCGAGAAAAACAAAGCCCTGCTCGAGAAAGTCGATGCCAACTTCAAACAAGTAACCGACATCCTCGCCAAATACAAAACCAAAGACGGCTTTGAAACCTACGACAAACTCAGCGACGAAGACCGCAAAACCCTTCAGGCACCAATTAACGCCCTTGCCGAAGACCTGAGCCAACTGCGCGGCACACTGGGCCTCAAATAA
- the efeB gene encoding iron uptake transporter deferrochelatase/peroxidase subunit — translation MSQDNSQPIQPTKRTLFKTVLAAGAAGAAGWFAGKQQGETAAETRNNEHSPQAYPCYGTHQAGITTPHQLFGIMCAFDVTAKDPKQLENLFRTLTARIEFLTQGGEYQDGDEKLPPAGSGLLGKTFRPDGLTITVGVGSSLFDDRFGLKDKKPRHLQEMRDFPNDRLQKSWCDGDLSLQICAFTPETCQAALRDIIKNTAQTAVIRWSIDGWLPKAEPGAIAARNLLGFRDGSGNPDVSDPKIADQVLWTGIAANSQDEPAWAKNGSYQAVRLIRHFVEFWDRTPLQEQTEIFGRRKYSGAPMDGKKESDTADFAKDPDGKTTPKDSHMRLANPRDPEFMKKHLLYRRAFNYSRGLAANGQLDVGLIFICYQANLADGFIFVQNLLNGEPLEEYISPFGGGYFFILPGVEKGGFLAQSLLSA, via the coding sequence ATGAGCCAAGACAACTCACAACCCATCCAACCGACCAAACGCACCCTGTTCAAAACCGTCCTTGCCGCAGGCGCAGCCGGCGCGGCAGGCTGGTTCGCCGGCAAACAACAAGGCGAAACCGCCGCCGAGACCCGCAACAACGAACACTCCCCGCAAGCCTACCCCTGCTACGGCACGCACCAAGCCGGCATTACCACCCCGCACCAACTCTTCGGCATCATGTGCGCCTTCGACGTAACCGCCAAAGACCCCAAACAACTCGAAAACCTCTTCCGCACCCTCACCGCCCGCATCGAATTCCTCACCCAAGGCGGCGAATACCAAGATGGCGACGAAAAACTCCCCCCCGCAGGCAGCGGCCTGCTCGGCAAAACATTCCGCCCCGACGGGCTCACCATCACCGTCGGTGTCGGCAGCAGCCTCTTTGACGACCGCTTCGGACTCAAAGACAAAAAACCCCGCCACCTCCAAGAAATGCGCGACTTCCCCAACGACCGCCTCCAAAAATCATGGTGTGACGGCGACCTCAGCCTCCAAATCTGCGCCTTCACCCCCGAAACCTGCCAAGCCGCCCTGCGCGACATCATCAAAAACACCGCCCAAACCGCCGTCATCCGCTGGAGCATAGACGGCTGGCTGCCCAAAGCCGAACCCGGCGCCATCGCCGCCCGCAACCTCTTAGGCTTCCGCGACGGCTCCGGCAATCCCGACGTATCCGATCCCAAAATTGCCGACCAAGTCCTCTGGACGGGCATCGCCGCCAACAGCCAAGACGAACCCGCCTGGGCGAAAAACGGCAGCTACCAAGCCGTCCGCCTCATCCGCCACTTCGTCGAATTCTGGGACAGAACCCCCTTGCAGGAACAAACCGAAATCTTCGGCCGCCGCAAATACAGCGGCGCCCCCATGGACGGCAAAAAAGAGAGCGACACCGCCGACTTCGCCAAAGACCCCGACGGCAAAACCACCCCCAAAGACAGCCACATGAGGCTCGCCAACCCGCGCGACCCCGAGTTCATGAAAAAACACCTGCTCTACCGCCGCGCCTTCAACTACTCCCGCGGCCTCGCCGCCAACGGCCAGCTCGACGTCGGCCTGATTTTCATCTGCTACCAAGCCAACCTCGCCGACGGCTTCATCTTCGTCCAAAACCTACTCAACGGTGAACCGCTGGAAGAATACATCAGCCCCTTCGGCGGCGGCTATTTCTTCATCCTCCCCGGTGTAGAAAAAGGCGGCTTCCTCGCCCAAAGCCTGCTCAGCGCGTGA
- a CDS encoding ComEA family DNA-binding protein, with protein sequence MKKFLFAALSLLTASLSLAAVNINTASPSELEALPGIGPAKAKAIVDYRQQHGAFKSVEELKNVKGIGEGIFSKLKAEATVAPAAQNKAATPAAKK encoded by the coding sequence ATGAAAAAATTCCTCTTTGCCGCCCTCTCCCTGCTGACCGCTTCGCTGTCGCTGGCCGCCGTCAACATCAATACCGCTTCCCCGTCCGAGTTGGAAGCCCTGCCCGGTATCGGCCCTGCCAAAGCCAAAGCCATCGTGGACTACCGTCAACAACATGGTGCCTTCAAATCGGTCGAGGAGTTGAAAAACGTCAAAGGTATCGGTGAGGGCATCTTCTCCAAACTGAAGGCGGAAGCAACCGTCGCCCCGGCCGCTCAAAACAAAGCCGCCACCCCCGCCGCTAAAAAATAA
- the dksA gene encoding RNA polymerase-binding protein DksA: MAKLTEQDILNWDGPEEDYMNSDQLAFFRELLVKMQDELIENASATTGHLQEHESAPDPADRATQEEEYALELRTRDRERKLLGKVQATIRSIDEGDYGFCADTGEPIGLKRLLARPTATLSVEAQERRERMKKQFAD; encoded by the coding sequence ATGGCAAAGCTGACAGAACAAGACATTTTGAATTGGGACGGCCCGGAAGAAGACTACATGAATAGTGACCAGTTGGCATTCTTCCGCGAACTGCTGGTAAAAATGCAAGACGAACTGATTGAAAACGCATCTGCCACCACCGGCCACCTGCAAGAACACGAATCGGCTCCCGATCCTGCCGACCGCGCTACTCAAGAAGAAGAGTACGCGCTGGAACTACGCACCCGCGACCGTGAGCGCAAACTTCTAGGTAAAGTACAAGCAACCATCCGCAGTATCGACGAAGGCGATTATGGCTTCTGCGCGGATACCGGCGAGCCCATCGGCCTCAAACGCCTCCTTGCCCGCCCGACTGCGACACTTTCCGTGGAAGCACAAGAACGCCGCGAACGCATGAAAAAACAGTTTGCCGACTAA